The Salvelinus fontinalis isolate EN_2023a chromosome 7, ASM2944872v1, whole genome shotgun sequence genomic sequence acagagctgggaagattgtatcccccatatatataacattctattagttgcaagaattttgtacaataatttaaattgaaaaattcgaagttttgaatctggcgttgttttgcgtatcaattcataaaccatgtgccatggaatgggtacatcgaaaatctcttcacaactattttgcaatttatatggcacagctgtaagttttttggtccttaaatgaaattggtatatgtttttatttatcacacttttctttaaccatttatgttctttaatattaggccgacatacaagttccttacttttagaGGTGCCCTATGTTAGAGCGTTCCGAGGGGAAGGAGAAGTTGCTGCAGCTCGATGATGAGGGAACACTGAGCGAGAAACGCACGACAGGTGTCCGACTCTCCATCAAAGCGTTCCAGGGGAGGTAAGCGAGGTTCCCGGGGAGGCGGGGTGACCGGGGAGGCGGCGCTGCTAACAGACGGGTTActggggggctgggaggttaccgtAGTGGTAGCTGCCTAACAGACAACGTctggaattgctccagcaatgtgtTCAACATTTGGACATGGAGTTATGCCAAGGTCTGGAACCCTTCCATAAGACCACGAAGCAACTCCTTGTGCCTTCCAATGGTgtctccttgggaggagatggcgttgcggaactggtctgagtctgctgggtcagtcatggccagttctcTCTAGTCCCTGTTTTCTTGTCCTTCCGGTTCTGACCTATTCTTCCTGTCCTGATCccaagcctgcctgccgtcctgtacctatctgactctgacctggtttacaaacttctgcctgtcctgaccttgagcctgcctgccaccctgTACTTATCAGACAGACCtgattacgaacctctgcctgtcctcgacctgccctttgcctgTCTCCTGTGGTTTAAATAAACTACTCTGTATATTGAACCTTCCGTCTCCTGTGTGttcatctgggtcatatcctgattCGTgttagtacgaactggccatgactgacccaggaGACACGGACCAGCTCCGCAGTGccgtctcctcccaaggagccatcATTGGGAGACACGAGGAGTTACTTCAAGGTTTTATGGAAGGATTCCAGACCTTGGCAGAACGCCATGACCGTGCCTTGAatacattgctggagcaattctgcAGATTGTCTGTTAGGGCACCAGCCACGACGGTAACCTCCCAGTCCCTCAGTAACCCTGCTGTCAGCAGCGCATCTCTACAGGCCACCCCGGCTTCCCATTCAACACGTTCCTTCATGCTCATCAAGTCTACTCAGGTACTTGTGGTATTGGGGTTTTCATGGttccagcgacacaatcccctTATCAACTGGACTGCTGGTGCTATCATGGGCAggagcccgttctgccacgcTCATTGCCTGAAGTCGGTGCAGCCTGCCCCGGGACTTCTTCCTGTGGGCTTGTAAGAAGCCTCGGACCTTTCCGCCGttcccgcggagtaccaggacctccggaaGGTTTTCAGCAAGGTTTCCAGCTCTGTTGGGTCTGGAGACCAAGGCTGTGGAAACGTACATCAAGGACTCCCTGGCTGCAATGTGTACCCgtccttctgcccccccctctGTGGAGAAGAGGGACAAAACCCTGCGCCTGTGCATAGACTACTGTGCATAGACTACCGGGGCCTTAATGACATCACGGTTACGAACTGCGGAACGCCTACCATCTGGTGCGGATACGGGAAGGTGACAgagtggaagacagccttcaacTCGGCTAGCGGATACTGCGAATACCTGGTGATCCCGTTCGGTCTGACCAACGCTCCTGCGGTGTTCCAGGCCCTGGTTAACAACGTTCTCCACAACATGTTGAACCGGTTTGCGTTCGTCTACCTCGACCACATCCTTTTCCCGCGCAGCTCAAGAACACATTCTCCATGTCTAACAAGTCCTCCAGcgtctcctggagaaccagctttttgtTAAAGCAGAAAAATGCgaattccatcgctccaccatctccttcctaggatacATCATCACTGCTGGTAATGTGCAGATGGATCCcgggaaggtgagagcggtgATGGATTTGCCTCAACCCACTTCCAGAGGGCAGCTGCAACGCTTCCTGGGATTTTCCCATTTCTATTGCCGTTTTATACTGgattacagcaccctggcttcccccctttcagcactcacctctcccaaggtcccGTTCACGTGATCCCCAGCTGCTGACCGGGTGTTCCTGGAACTAAAGCACCGCTTCACCACAGATCCCATATTAATCCATCCGGACTGGTCccatcagttcgtggtggaggtcaACGCTTTGGACATgggagtgggggctgtcctgtcccagcgttctgccctggacctAAAGCTGCATCCCTGCACCTTCTTTTCCAATTGTCTTAATGCCACAGAAAGGACTTATGATGTTGGAAATCGAGAACTACTGTGGTGAAGATggcattggaggagtggaggcactggttagagggggcggAACATCCATTCATTGTGTGGATGGATCACAAGAACATGGAATATCTCTGCACCGCCAATCGTCTCAACTCCAGGCAAGCTCGATAGGCCCTGCTTTTCACTCTGTTCAACTTTACCATCTCCTATTGCCCGGGGTCCAAGAATGTTAAGCTGGATGCACTTTCACACCGCTATAGCCCCGCTGCTACACCCTCGGACTCCAAGACCATCCTTCCTACCTCGTGTCTAGCGGCTACACTCATCTGGGGAATAGAGAACCAGGCCCGTGAGGGGGGCCTGGCTAACTGGAAGTTTGTCCCAGACACCGCCCTCTCCccggtcctggaatgggctcattcctccaaGCTTGCCTGCCACCCTGGCTCCCTTCAGAACCTGGCCTTTGTGTGACAACacttttggtggcctaccatggttCCTGATGTCTCCATGTTCGTCACCCTGCCTGCACTGTCTGTGCTCAGAATAAGACTTCATGGCATGTTCTGGCTGGCCTCCTTCAACTTCCTGTCACTCACTGTCCCTGGTCACATATATCCCTGGACTTCGTCACTGGTCTCCCTccatctgatggcaacaccacTATCCTTACGGTGGTGGACAGGTTTTCAAAGCTGCCCATTTTATTCCCCTCCCCAAGCTCCAACTGTGGTCCTCAGTTCTTGTCCTGGTTCTGGAAGGCGTCCTTCACactcattgggtcgtcggccagcctgtcctctgggtttcTCCCCCAATCTAACGGCCAGTCGGAGTGAGCTAATCAGGACCTGGAGACAACTCTTCGTTGCCTCGTCTCTGCCAACCCCActacctggagccagcaactcgtgTGGGTGGAATACGACCGCAACACTCCTCAGCCACTGGTCTCTCACCTTTCGAGTGGgttatcagcccccgctcttccctgagcaagaaAAAGAGGTCAGAATTACCTCCGCCAAGATGTTCGTCCGCCGTTGCcgccgtacctggaagagagcccggtctgctcttctcaagaccacctccaggtatcgaggACAGGCGGACTGCCACCGTACTCTGGCTCCCTGTTATCGTCTCGGCCAGAGGGTATGACTGTCCACTTAggatctgcccctccgggtggagtcCCGCAAACTTTCCCCCCGTTTAATtggccctttccccatctctaagATTCTTAGCCACTCTGCTGTTCGTCTCTGTTGCCCCGCACCCTccgtatacatcccacttttcatgtaTCAAGGATTAAACCTCTCTCTCACagccctctgtctcctctttccAATACTCCTGTTCTCTCTAATCCCTGTTTCCTAGTTCTTCCGGTTCCGAcctattctgcctgccctgaccccgagcctgcttTCCATCCTGTACTGATCTGACACTGACCTGGTTTACGaacttctgcctgtcctgaccctgagcctgcctgccgccctTTACCTATCAGACTCGGACCTGATTTGAATCTATGCCTGTTCTCAACCTGccatttgtctctctctgttgttttaATAAACTACTCTGCGTATTGAACCTTCTGTCTCCTGTGtatgcatctgggtcatatcctgagtcatGTTAGTAAGGGACATACATAACAGTCAATAAGGGATATACATAACATTCTATTTAGGACAAACGCATGCCATACTGCAATTTGCTGCTACGCACTAGCTCAGCAGCGGGATTAAAAATCAAGTTTAGTTTCCTGTGAAGTCAAATAGCAGTTACCTAGCAATTTTCCACCTCTGCACTGCTTTAGTCATTTCTCTTCAATCTGAGCCAGATTGACAGCGCTCTGACCCAATTAGAATTGGAGGGATCAAGGGTGGCCAATGACATTTCCGGGGTGCCTAGATATTTCCGGAGAGGcccctgcgcacacacacacagacacacacacctatccTATCCACCCTACAAGTGAATATCTCCCTCCATCTGAGGTTGAATCTGCACATTGGCCTCACTATATACACAGACTGTATCGCGAGTGCATGtgtcgtgtgtatgtgtgtatgttgtgttgaTCCATGTGTTTGCATACATGTTTGTgtgggggtgtatgtgtgtgtgtgtgtgtgtgtgtgtgtgtgtgtgtgtgtgtgtgtgtgtgtgtgtgtgtgtgtgtgtgtgtgcgctcgtgcgtgtgcgtgtgtgtgtgtgtgtgtgtgtgtgtgtgtgtgtgtgtgtgtgtgcgtgcgtgcatgcgtgcgtgcgtgcgtgcgtgcgtgcgtgcgcacatGCGTGTTATTGGTTTTAgtgtccttgtggggaccagaagtcacAACAACAGCAAAACAAGGAAAATGTTGTTATTTTGCAGGTTTttgaaaaaggctattttagtcttaggggttaggttaagggttagggtttcaattagggttagggttcaaaTTAGGGTtaaaggtttagggttaagagttagggttattgaaaatgtgtgtgtgtgtgtgtgtgtatgtgtgtgtgtgtgtgtgtgtgtgtgtgtgtgtgtgtgtgtgtgtgtgtgtgtgtgtgtgtgtgtgtgtgtgtgtgtgtgtttatgactgAGACTTTGACCTGAATGCTACACCACACCCTGTGAGAATGATGCTAGAGTAAGACACACATTACATTTTCACATTTGAGTAATCtcgcagacgctcttatccagagcgacatacagtCAATGCATTCAGCTAAATCAGTAAAGTAGTAAAACCACATTTCACAATCATTGCTAGTCTTTGTTGGTTAATGTAGCAACTAGAGACAGAAAAGTAGAAAAGTAATAGAAAgaagtgagacacacacatacacacacatacacacacacacacacatacacacatacacgcacacagacTGAGTACCTGTTGCAGTGAAAAGTTGATGGGTCACTGACTTGCTGTGATCAGACCTCTGGACTTCTGTCATCTGaggtgtcttctctctctctattgctctataTGTCgaccactttctctctctctctctctctttctctgtgtgtgtgtgtgtatgtgtgtgtgtgtgtgtgtcacctgtaGTTGAAGTGCATGACGGCCTGAAGGGCGGTGCCTCCCCCTGTTGTGATGTCACCTTCAAATCCAGGAAGTAGTGGAGTGACCACGTACACACGGAACTTCTTGCCTTCCCTACAGAGAGATAAAAACTCATCAAATACTGCAccttacacaccaacacacacacacacacacactaaaacacacaaacacacacacctcacacaccaacacacacacactaaaacacacacacctcacacaccaacacacacactaaaacacacacacctcacacaccaacacacacactaaaacacacacaaacacacacacctcacaaaccaacacacacactaaaacacacacaaacacaccaacacacacacacacactaaaacacacacaaacacacacacctcacacaccaacacacacaaacactaaaacacacacaaacatacacacctcacacaccaacacacacactgtgtttgtgtgcgtgcgtgtgtgtgcggtcATAGATGTCCTGTGTAGGTAAACAGCACAGAGCAAAGGGCAGAGAAATAATCTCCCCAAGAACCTCCATCATAGATCATAATCTGGCCATACtgttggccacacacacacacacacggacacaaacacacacacacatacgcacgcacacaaacacacacaaacacgaacacacaggaacacataCACATGCCGGCTTTGCTTTAACCATTAGGTGGCGTGCTAGGTCTAAGCTAGGGCTGCCAGTAggaccccctacctctctctctctctctctctctccctccctccctccctccctccctccctccctccctccctccctccctctctgtttttcAGTTGTGACAGTTGTTTCTGCTCCATTCAATGATGAGGAAAAACTAGAgcacgtgcatgtgtgtgaggtgtgaatGTGCCATATGTAAAAACGTAGTTTTTTCTCTTTAGAGATTTCTCATCAAATCACAGAGGAGGACATCGATCTATTGATCTTACGTGGaggctccagagagagagagagagaaagagagagagagaaagagagagggagagagagagagagagagagagagagagagagagagagagagagagagagagagagagagagagagagagagagagagagagagagagagagagagagagagagatgtggactGCGTTTCTGAAACCAGAATATTCAATATCACAGGCTGATGTTGTTTGGATGTTTTTGTTGTTTACCCATTTCTCTGGGTTTTTGTCGGAGGAGCTTTCCAGTATcacatcacaaaaccctgactgTGACTCACCTTCAGTCTAGTTTACCGTGTTTTCAACTTATGCATAAGAGCGCATGAAGGggacagagcaagagagggacACTTTTTGGAGGATGTTGTTTTAGAAGGTCGTCTTTTATCGCTCATCATTTATCGATTTAAAAATGTATCTATGTAATTTAGACCAATATATAGCCCAAACAATACCATAGGAAAATTCATATCAGATCCTATTCATGTTTGTTTAATATTTTTGTACAATGCGCTCAAAGGATGCTCGAGTATTAATTTCTTTCTTCAGACATGTATTGTAGCTTGTGATATGTTTAATAACATTCAAAGGCTATACTTTATTTCTTACAAGtaaaatacttttgtaaatggaAGACAAGATGGGAAGGTGTGTTTTATTGCTTCAGTGCAAGATTGTTCTAAAATAGAGGAGGACTAGGAGCTTAAAACCATAAGATCCTTTACgcatcacacacacgcactcaagaGGAATAGAGGACATGCGGAGACAAGAGGAGCGCGCCAGCCGCACCAAGGAGAACCTCCAGCAGCCGTGTGAATGACCCGCTGGCAGCATGCGCTCCTGGCCCAACCGAACTGACTGTCTCTCTCCCGTTAACTGCAGCTGGGAGGAGAACTACTGGAACTACTACTTTAACGGGAGCTACCGGGGTCCCGTGCCCCCCGAaaacctgttccccatccccgtTCTAATGGGAATCACCATCACCTGTGCTCTCCTGTTCCTGGCGGGAGTGACCGGAAATGTAATGACTATACTGGTCGTGTCTAAGTACAGAGACATGAGAACAACCACTAACCTCTACTTATGTAGCATGGCTGTCTCAGACTTGTTGATATTCCTCTGTATGCCCCCTGATGTGTATCGGTTATGGAAGTACAGGCCATGGATATTTGGAGATACATTCTGTAAGCTGTTTCAGTTCGTTAGTGAGTGCTGCACTTATTCAACAATTTTGAATATAACCGCTCTGTCCGTGGAGCGGTACCTGGCCATCTGCTTCCCACTTCGCGCCAAACGCCTGGTCACCAAGCGACGTGTCCGTGCGCTCATCCTCTTTCTCTGGCTCGTGTCGCTGATGAGCGCGGGACCTGTCTTCGTTCTGGTGGGAGTGGAGCACGAGACTCGCCCAGCGGCGGGAAACTCTGTGACTGCTGGTGGGGCggaaggacagacagagatagacactAGCGAGTGTAAACCCACTCAGTACGCGGTTGAGTCTGGGCTTCTAGCCGCCATGGCGTTGGTTAGCTCTGTGTTTTTCTTCCTGCCGGTGTTTTGTTTGACTGTGGTGTACAGTTTGATTGGACGAAGGTTGtggaagagacggagagagaacaATATTGGAGCCAACGTAGCACACAGGGACAAGAGCAACAGACAGACCGTCAAGATGTTAGGTAGGGTGCAATACATGTTGCTCATATTCAAAACTATGTTTTAAGCACGGCATAATTTAGATATGGAtgtttataatattttttttaaaggcacagaaTTGGAGACATTTAAAAAAGGAAAAATATTGGTTCCGATACGAATTAAATCAATCAAACATTGTAACAAGACAAGGATAATGCAAATA encodes the following:
- the LOC129859788 gene encoding growth hormone secretagogue receptor type 1-like codes for the protein MRSWPNRTDCLSPVNCSWEENYWNYYFNGSYRGPVPPENLFPIPVLMGITITCALLFLAGVTGNVMTILVVSKYRDMRTTTNLYLCSMAVSDLLIFLCMPPDVYRLWKYRPWIFGDTFCKLFQFVSECCTYSTILNITALSVERYLAICFPLRAKRLVTKRRVRALILFLWLVSLMSAGPVFVLVGVEHETRPAAGNSVTAGGAEGQTEIDTSECKPTQYAVESGLLAAMALVSSVFFFLPVFCLTVVYSLIGRRLWKRRRENNIGANVAHRDKSNRQTVKMLAVVVFAFVLCWLPFHLHRYLMSHSSEGSSPLWSLFTQYCSLVSTVLFYLSAAINPVLYNTMSRKYRSAAAQLFGLQETQPPRGRTASTVKGESSPAWTESTVSL